The genomic stretch tatcAATGAAGCCACCTCGCCGTAGCTTGCACAGAACGAGGCCTGTTattttcttgctgaaataaccatgaacGTTCCAGGAAAAGACGTGCCCTTGACTGCAGTGTATGTCTCTCTAAGATCTCAATAAGTGCCACTGCATCAGCAGTGCATTCACAATTTACAATTCACAGTTTAACAATTATTTCGTCCTTTCATTCCGCTTAtaaagttcagggtcgcggtgggtccggagcctacccggaatcactgggtgcagggcaggaacacaccctggatgcgGCACCAGTCCTTAGCAGGgcgataagtggttacagacaatgaacgaatgaatgaatgaaacttcaATGTCTGGCTGTGGAAAGTCTggctgttttttaaatgaagcatAGATTCCGTATCATTtgatttattacatttcttacattttaaaacttcaccTCACATCCTGCAGCAGTCTTCTAATTCTACATCAGTGTTCTTctgataaaatatattaattatatattaataatatatttcagaCAAAGCAATACTCCCCTGTCTTCATCAGCATTCTCCTAACAAGacaatacatatttaaaataatgtaagcTAGGGTTAATGACTGATTGTGATGTGATCTTGTCCTTGTGTGTAAAACCTGTTGTCgcttacacatttttttttttttttttttttttttttttttaaagaacagtAAAGTTGTCTGGGacggtttgggacacagccagagactaacgttaacttgctgcatgtttagagtgcTTTCTGACAACCTGAAAACAGTTAATATTAACGTTCACTAACTCCCAAATCCTCCTGTGTTGCCCAAACAAGGTGTTATATACAAGCCGTTTTCGTAACTGTAATTAGCCTTCATTGTTACCTGTTttgcccagagctggtaaaaactaactttgATGGTTAATTTAGGGTGACCaggcgtcctcttttacccggacatgttgtcttttttaaacttaaacaaatgtccgggcggaatttcacaaacgtccgggattttgtttttctagagcttacatagaacttcaaaaagcgtttcgttcacaaactagtcccgccctcccctactccgtttggttcgcttgagtgagaagggggcgtggtgaagtaacctaaaatcttctgattggacggtctgtctgtagagctaccgttattggtcgataaccttctctgtaaacatttaattggtcagtctgcacgtcagtagtcccccagcagctttatatttgaacagcgCTTTAACGAAGGCTGAAACCCACCTTGTCTGACTCTGCCAAAAAACGTTAACTTCGGTGGcgaaatttcaaaataaaggtttgcGACAAAGGAATATTTTTTCACTCCGAGCTATAATATCTTTTGGGGGGATGTTTCCGGGGGTATACCCGTACCCACCATCCCCGCCTATGCCAACCAACCATCAGCCGtatttgtaaaaagaaaacatcagAAGGAACAGTGATGTAGTCCCAGAAAACAAAAGAGCAGGACACAGCTGGTTCATTGTCAAAGCTGGAGGTCCACTGGCGTTTTGCTCAGCGTTTTCCGGGCAGACCACGGGGTTAAACAAtgttagacaaaatgccactttTCAGCACTTTTTCATTCACAGCCCAAATTACTGatttttccttatttttatttttttcttgttattcATTGTATATTAAATTAGTATCATTTTCATTtagtaaataattaattaattaattttaataatactgTGTCATTTTAAACCTAATAATTATATCAGACCTACTCATTGTGTTGtaatactttattttttagaatAGAAAGTCTCTGTGCACATTTGGCGAGATTAAAAACCAGCTAAACCTTCcacacaggacagtaatctgagtggtccgatagTGGCCCatcagtggtctacagtcagatCCTGGCTCAATTTGTGCACAAAtgtaaaatgcatttattttaatacattatgGAAAAGCCAGATATAGCTCTCAAAGGTTTTACACTCTAAAGCTGTAACTTTTCTAGCCTGCTAAGGTAACAACATCAGTATAAATACAACACCATTTTGTGCAGCAAGAGCTATAACCGCTGCTCGCGAGGACGAATGTTGTCATAGCAACGCTTCATAACAGTCCTGTCGTTAGGAGGACTGATGTTGTGTACTGTTGTGCTGCGCTAACTGCTAAACTAATACCAGCGAGCATAAAGGCTGTTTAAAAACGTGACATTGACGAAACTGGGAGACGTACATTAAAGGTTTTTCAGATGGCTTTTCATTAAAAGTGTCGTGGTCGTATTTTAACGTGGAAATGCAACCCTTTTTGGTCATAGAGAATACATAACGTTACTTATAAAACGTTTATATAGACCATACTATGTCGTTCTATGATTAAACCTAACCCTGAACTGAGTCAATAAGGTTTTCACTTTTCCGTTCACATCCCACTGGGATAATGTTGTATTATAATTAGGCCGCCCTCTCCCCAGAGTCCACCTTTAACCCATGTGAGGACCTCTGAGGGGTCCTGGCTGGGATTGTAAGCACTTTATTTGACAGTGGTGGTGTGTAGAACACAACTACTACACAACTTTCAGTACACATCAGCGGCGTGAACGCGCAACCAGAGCGCGCCTCGCTTTCCTTTGTGTTTTACGCACGGGATTTTGGGCGGGAAAACGCTGGCGAAGTTAATGTATTCACATAACGCTGGACACGACTGACCCAGATCTTTCGTGTCCGTGTGTGATTCACGCCGCTGACCCGTAAACACAGCtggaaatataaacaaaaagagATGCGCCATTACAGCGGCAGTGGGCTGCGTTTGGAGACGCGCGGTGGGCACCGCGGGTTCTGGCGGGGTttctattaaacacacacttcGAAACCTTGTCTGTAGCTTTGGTTAAGCTTCAGCAAGGTGTCACTAACTAGCAGCCGCGGATTTAAGGTGGCAGTacggatttaaggtggaagtgcgCAGTTAAAGTGACTTGGGGAGAGCTTTTTTTACGCGCGCTCGGGTTCTTTGTGGAGGCTTGAAGCGCTCTCTACCTCAGAGTCAGAACTAcgaaacacacattaacacacactcatacacacacggTTCCCAAGCCCTGTCCAGTGTTCAATCCAACAATAATAGTAATGGGATTTTATGCTCTCCTCTGCTGCTCCACCGGTGCCTTTCTCTACTCCATCGCGCGCCCCATGTCCAGAAAAGTGCCCCCTTTATTCCtgccctctctcactctctctctctctttctgttttgccccctccctctttctctccctctctctctccctcttaaTCGACGTGTTATTTTTGCTCATAGAttaagaggaagaagaaagcGGCCGGAGGAGCACAGAGGCGCGCGCAGAGGAGCGCGTGAGGCGCGCGCGCTCGAGCACAAAGAGCGCGcattctctcctttttctccctcGCCCCCCTCTCTTCCCGCGCGcctgttgttttgtttaaagaagAAGCGGCCAATTGTTGCAGGGGAATGTATTCAAGTATGGAAAATAATGCCCTTTGTCGGGGGCAACAACTGCCCCCCCCCAATCACACCCCACAAAAACCCCAAACACCCGCGTGGCACCGGCCCCTTTTGTGCGCAAAGCGCGCGCGCGATTGTCTCGTTCGCTCTGGCGACGCTGAAACGCGCCGTTAATTGGATCAAGagaagccccccaccccccacccccggaaagagagagagagagtgggaagagaaagaaaagttgGTTAAGTCTGAGCCTCTGGAAAATTAGGCAAATGAATAGCGTCGCGCGCAGGTGATGAGGAGCAGGAATAATGTGCGCGCTCGGGGGGGAGGCCCCAGCTGCGCGCGcgcgctttctctctctcaatcttttccctctctctttctctctctctctaaccctctctcgctcactctctccgACGCTGCTCCGTTTTGTTCGGGGACGATGGGCCTGAATGGACGGGTCTCGCGCGATAATAGGATACAAACTGAGCCGCGCGCGATAAAGAGGATCCAGCGGTGGAGGAGCGCGAGCCGAGGGCTCGGTCACACGTCTGTGCGCGCGCTGCTGCGCCAGGGGGTCTCTCActctttcaaacacacacacacacgcacactcacacacacacacctgccttaGCCTTaagaaaatataaagaaattagGGAGCGTCAAAAAACAGGGCGCGCGCACAAAAAAGTGCGCGTGAGAAGTCGCGTGAGAACCCACTGAGCAGATAAGAAGAGgaggggagagtgagagagagagagagagagagagagagagagagagagagggcgctTGCGTGTTTGTGTCCTTTTCCACGCTCTTCAGCTCAGTTTCAGGCTCACGTGTGTTTCTAATGAGCCACGCGGGTTAACAAAACACGTCTCGCGCCCTCACTCACCAACAGCCccccttccacacacacacacacacacacacacacacaaacacaaacacacacacacaccctccgtTCAGGTTCACGCTGCTGCTTTTAGAGCGACCCCTCAGCGCGCGCATCATCAGCTTCCATAATCCCGGAGCAGCTGAAGACTACGAGACCCCTCCTCCTCCGCATCCGCGCGCCTTATAAAACACCAGCAATAGGAACACCATCATTACACCATCTTCagtcctcagagagagagagagagagagagagagagagagaccttcgCCTCGCGCTCCTGCACTAAGCCATGACATCAAAGAAGATGAAGGACGGAAAGGTAAGCGCGCGCGCTCTCGTGTCACGCTCTTAGAAAACCCGAGATTTAAATGTTAGACAAGTTGCAGTAGAGAGAACCAGAAGCGTGTCTGATTCTCTAAAGACTTACAGGCGCCAGAACTGCGTTGGTGGACGAGGTTCTTGAGTGAGGAACCTTAGATGGTTCTCCTGCGACACCGAGACACAGAACCTCTTTAGCACTAGGGAACCAGAAAAAGCTTTCAAGAACCCAAATGAAAAGTTCTTAGAGGAACCAAGCACAATGATCTAGAGTCGCGGGTCTGCAGAACCGTGTCGGACACTCGGGAAACAGGTTCTGATGTGGTACCAGACGTGGTTCTGAAGTGGCGTACCTCTGTTTATCACGTGCACccgctttgtttgtttttttcattttggctCTGACGCGCGCGCTCAACGCGAGGCCGTGAACGGTGGGGCCGCGCGCTAGAGCTGTGAGCCGCTTCTAacgacctctctctctctctctctgtccctgtctctcaGAGGACACCCGTCTCTCATAAGGTGATCGAGAAGCGGAGGAGAGACCGCATCAACCGCTGCCTGCACGAGCTCGGCAAAACCGTGCCCATGGCGCTCGCCAAACAGGTGCGTACAGAGCGCGCGGGGggttgttatttatttgttggtttgtttgtttacggTTACTCGCCTGGCGGATGGACACTCTGCGTGCTCCACTCATGTCTGTAGGGGGTCTGTAGATAGAGGGAGTGAACTATACACAcgcagtaaattctccagtgttaaatcaacattattagtgttaacttaatactgagagtgttaaattattacagtaacagtgttaatttaacatcaATAATGTTGAGTTTACTGTGCAGGGATTTACACACtttacaacaacacacacatatcactCTACAAGACTtttacagacacaacacacacatcattcatCACACATTGATATTTAACATCAAAAAGTGCCTGGACCATAACTTTTAATACagtttaatgttattattagggGTCTGAGCACTGCAGTGCAAGTAACATACTGCTTTCCTtaggatttattattattattattattattattattattattatcatcatcatcattcaaattactttatattatttattttatattattataattattacttaTTTTAGTAGCGGTAGTATTTTTCTTGATACAgtcttatttattttgttactattaattgtttatttctcAATATTTTTAATGCGttatttaaatttttcgctATTACTGTTATCGGCAGCGAtagctgtttatttattggttacacatttacattcatttatataattgtaattattcatatttatttaaataattaattgaatatatttgaaaaacATTAAACTAGACATTATTCATAGTAGTTAAACACTTCATAATataattgattatttttttaattgatattatataattagcagtaatatttatgttgttattattttgttctgttacaaaatacatattcctGGTAGAGCTGTAAATTAAACTTGCAggggtgttttatttatttatttatttattatgtatttatttattttgtgtgtctgtgtatgaaTGTTTTGTGGTTTATTCTGGCTCGTGCAGAACTGCGGGAAGCTGGAGAAGGCGGAGATCCTGGAGATGACGGTGCAGTATCTGCGCGCGCTCCACGCAGCGGACTTTCCTCgcggagggagagagaaaggtgaGGGTCCGGTAACTGTCCACCTCTGTCCCACACAGAGCAGGGTTCCAGTCCCAGCCCAGGGAACTGGACACATGTTGCACTAGCCTGCTACAAATTTCGTTATTAATTAACAGGTTCCTGAGTGTGAGGGGTCCAAATCCTGTTCCTCTATTTCTAAGCCTGACTTTGATTAAGTTATCTGGTTAAGTGACAAAACCTTTGGCCTACAATTTTAAACCAAATAACGGGGGGCGTGGCTTTAATAGAGTTGTTGGAATGTTTGctgacagccaatcagaagtctAGATTAGAAGCTCAGCCCCTATAGCTGCTCAGAAACCCTGTGAAGACCAGTTTTCAGATTCctatatatttgttttctcGTTGTCCTTGAACCGCTGTGAAAAGCTAAAAGATCCCCCTCCTCCCCTACGCAGGTGAGCTACTGGCGGAATTCGCGAGCTACTTCCACTACGGCTACCGCGAATGCATGAAGAACCTGGTGCACTACCTCACCACGGTGGAGCGCGCCGAGACCAAAGACGCCAAGTACGCACGTGTGCTCGCATTCTTGCAGTCGCGCGTGGTCTCTGAGCCCGTGTTTGGCGCGCTTGCGAGCGTCTCCGAGCCCGAGCGCGCGGACCACCACCAACATCACCAGCACCATCACATGCAAAGCGGCGCGAGCCCCGCCGAGTACCCGAGCTCTCCGGGACCTTTTGCGTGGCACGGACACGGACACGGACTCACATACGCGCCGATGCCATTGACTGCGAGCGCGCAACACGAgcaccaacaccatcatcatcaaccacaacaacaacaacaacagcagcagcacgcGGGCTACTTCGCGCCTGCGCAGGGACTCGAGCACCACTACCTCAGCCTCATCGGACACGCGCACGCGAGCGCTCTGAGCCTCCACGCGCCTCTGTGACAAATTGACGCACTGATGGTCTGCGTCTTTCTGTAATTTATACTCGGGTTTTAGAAGGTCACGTGCGAAAGTTTggggacatttaaaaaaaagaccgAAGTGAAGAGTGTctgtgattttttatttttttgttaaagatTAAAATACcagtaaataaacattaatgacGTTTACACTGGGTGTGTAAAGGGTAATGAGGGTGTACACTGGGTCATTAGATGGTAATCAGGGATTACACTGAGTCAGAAAACTGTAATGAGGGATTACACTGGTGAGTAAACTGTAATAAAGGGTTTAAACTGGGTTAATAAACTGTAATGAGGGATTACACTGGTCACTAATGAGGGTCTACACAGGGTCAGTAAACTGTAATGAAGGTTTACAAGGTCCGTAAATAGTAATAAGTGTTTACGCTGGCCAGTAAACATAATGAGGGTTTACACTGGGTCAGTAAACTGTAATGAGGGTTTTACCGATCAGTAAATAGtaatgtgtgtttacactggaCCAGTTAACTGTACTAAGTGTTTACATGTCAGTAAATAGTGTTTACACAGGGTCCGTAAATTTTACTGAGGGTTTACAGGGTCAGTAAACTGTACTGAGTGTTTACAGGGTCAGTAAACTGTACTGAGTGTTTACAGGGTCAGTAAACTGTACTGAGGGTTTACAGGGTCAGTAAACTGTACTGAGTGTTTACAGGGTCAGTAAACTGTACTGAGTGTTTACAGGATCAGTAAACTGTACTGAGGGTTTACATGGTCAGTAAACTGTACAGTGGGTTTACAGGATGAGTTATGAGTAATAAGGGAGTAATGAGTAATAAGGGATTACACTGGTGAGTAAACTGTACTGAGGGGGTTAAACTGGGTCAGTAAACTGTACTGAGGGATTCCACTCGTCAGTAAACTGTACTGAGGGATTACACTCGTCAGTAAACTGTACTGATGGATTAAACTGGTCAGAAAACTGTAATGAGAGATTACACTGGTCTGTAAACTATAATGAGGGATTATACTGGTCAGTAAACTGTAATGAGAGATTACACTGGTCAGTAAACTGTACTGATGGATTAAACTGCTCAGTAAACTGTACTGAGGGATTACACTGGTCAGTAAAGTGTAATGAGGAATTATACTGGTCAGTAAACTGTAATGAGAGATTACACTGGTCAGTAAACTGTACTGATGGATTAAACTGGTCAGTAAACTGTACTGAGGGATTACACTGGTCAGTAAACTGTACTGAGGGATCACACTGGTCAGTAAACTGTACTGATGGATTAAACTGGTCAGTAAACTGTAGTGAGGGATTACACTGGTCAATAAACTTTACTGAGGGGTTTAACATGGGGTCAGTAAATTGTAATGAGGGATTACACAGGTCAGTAAACTGTACTGAGGGATTACACTGGTCAGTAAACTGAACTGAGGGGATTAACGCGGGGTCAGTAAACTGTAATGAGGGATTACACTGGTCAGTAAACTGTACTGAGTGATTACACTGGTGAGTAAACTGTACTAAGGGGGTTAAACTGGGTCAGTAAACTGTAGTGAGGGATTACACTGGTCAGTAAACTGTACTGAGGGGGTTAACACGGGGTCAGTAAACTGTACTGAGGGATTAAACTGGTCAGTAAACTGTAATTAGGGTTTACACTGGTCAGTAAACTGTAATGAGAGATTACACTGATCAGTAAACTGTACTGAGGGATTACGGTCAGTAAACTGTACTGAGGGATTACGGTCAGTAAACTGTATTGAGGGATCACACTGGTCAGTAAACTGTACTGAAGGGGTTAACACAGGGTCAGTAAACTGTAATGAGGGATTACACTGGTCAGTAAACTGTACTGAGGGATTAAACTGGTTAGTAAACCATAATGAGAGATTATACTGGTCAGTAAACTGTAGTGAGTGATTACACTGGTCAGTAAACTGTACTGAGGGATTACACTGGTCAGTAAACTGTAATTAGGGTTTACACTGGTCAGTAAACTGTAGTGAGTGATTACACTGGTCAGTAAACTGTACTGAGGGATTACACTGGTCAGTAAACTGTAATTAGGGTTTACACTGGTCAGTAAACTGTACTGAGGGTTTACACTGGTCAGTAAACTGTAATTAGGCTTTACACTGGTCAGTAAACTGTACTGAGGGATTACACTGGTCAGTAAACTGTACTGAGGGATTACACTGGTCAGTAAACTGTAATGAGGTATAAAACTGGTCAGTAAACTGTACTGAGGGATTACACTGGTCAGTAAACTGTAATGAGAGAATTGACTGGTCAGTGAACTCTAATGAGGGATTACACTGGTCAGTATACTGTACTGAGGGGGTTAACATGGGGTCAGTAAACTGTACTGAGGGGGTTAACACAGGGTCGATAAACTGTACTGAGGGATTACACTGGTCAGTAAACTGAACTGAGGGGATTAACACGGGGTCAGTAAACTGTAATGAGGGATTACACTGGTCAGTAAACTGTACTGAGTGATTACACTGGTGAGTAAACTGTACTAAGGGGGATAAACTGGGTCAGTAAACTGTAGTGAGGGATTACACTGGTCAGTAAACTGTACTGAGGGGGTTAACACGGGGTCAGTAAACTGTACTGAGGGATTAAACTGGTCAGTAAACTGTAATTAGGGTTTACACTGGTCAGTAAACTGTAATGAGAGATTACACTGATCAGTAAACTGTACTGAGGGATTACGGTCAGTAAACTGTACTGAGGGATTACGGTCAGTAAACTGTATTGAGGGATCACACTGGTCAGTAAACTGTACTGAAGGGGTTAAACTGGGTCAGTAAACTGTAGTGAGGGATTACACTGGTCAGTAAACTGTACTGAGGGGGTTAACACGGGGTCAGTAAACTGTACTGAGGGATTAAACTGGTCAGTAAACTGTAATTAGGGTTTACACTGGTCAGTAAACTGTAATGAGAGATTACACTGATCAGTAAACTGTACTGAGGGATTACGGTCAGTAAACTGTACTGAGGGATTACGGTCAGTAAACTGTACTGAGGGATTACACTGGTCAGTAAACTGTAATTAGGGTTTACACTGGTCAGTAAACTGTAATGAGAGAATTGACTGGTCAGTAAACTCTAATGAGGGATTACGCTGGTCAGTATACTGTACTGAGGGGGTTAACATGGGGTCAGTAAACTGTAATGAGGGATTACACTGGTCAGTATACTGTACTGAGGGGGTTAACATGGGGTCAGTAAACTTTACTGAGGGATTACGCTGGTCAGTAAACTGTAATTAGGGTTTACACTGGTCAGTAAACTTTACTGAGGGATTACACTGGTCAGTAAACTGTACTGAGAGATTACACTGGTCAGTAAACTGGATTGAGGGGGTTAACACAGGGTCAATAAACTGTACTGAGGGATTACACTGGTCAGTAAACTGTACTGAGAGATTACACTGGTCAGTAAACTGTATTGAGGGTTTACACTGGTCAGTAAACTTTACTGAGGGATTACACTGGTCAGTAAACTGTACTGAGAGATTACACTGGTCAGTAAACTGTACTGAGGAGGTTAACACAGGGTCGATAAACTGTACTGAGGGATTACACTGGTCAGTAAACTGTAATTAGGGTTTACACTGGTCAGTAAACTGTAATGAGAGAATTGACTGGTCAGTAAACTCTAATGAGGGATTACGCTGGTCAGTATACTGTACTGAGGGGGTTAACATGGGGTCAGTAAACTGTAATGAGGGATTACACTGGTCAGTATACTGTACTGAGGGGGTTAACATGGGGTCAGTAAACTTTACTGAGGGATTACGCTGGTCAGTAAACTGTAATTAGGGTTTACACTGGTCAGTAAACTTTACTGAGGGATTACACTGGTCAGTAAACTGTACTGAGAGATTACACTGGTCAGTAAACTGTATTGAGGGGGTTAACACAGGGTCAATAAACTGTACTGAGGGATTACACTGGTCAGTAAACTGTACTGAGAGATTACACTGGTCAGTAAACTGTATTGAGGGCTTACACTGGTCAGTAAACTGTACTGAGGGATTACACTGGTCAGTAAACTGTATTGAGGGTTTACACTGGTCAGTAAACTGTATTGAGGGGGTTAACACAGGGTCGATAAACTGTACTGAGGGATTACACTGGTCAGTAAACTGTACTGAGAGATTACACTGGTCAGTAAACTATACTGAGGGTTTACACTGGTCAGTAAACTTTACTGAGGGATTACACTGGTCAGTAAACTGTATTGAGGGGGTTAACACAGGGTCGATAAACTGTACTGAGGGATTACACTGGTCAGCAAACTGTACTGAGGGATTAAACTGGCCAGTAAACCGTAATGAGAGATTACACTGGTCCGTAAACTGTAATGAGAGAATTGATTGGTCAGTAAACTCTAATGAGTGATTACACTGGTCAGTATACTGTACTGAGGGGGTTAACATGGGGTCAGTAAACTGTACTGAGGGATTACACTGGTCAGTAAACTGTAATGAGAAATATGGTCAAATCATTCCCTACCTTCACTAAAATTGCTCCATACCATAGTACATTATGCAGTGATCCACAATTCCAAGTGTAGGGAAGAGCACATAGagcacagactgtagtctaaaAAAAGGGGCACCCAAACGTTTACACGAGACTGTATCTGTATTTTTGTACACAAAAACTAATCTAGATCCTTGTACTTAACAAGCTTTTTGTGTAGCAATGTGGTGTGAACTGAAGTAATGTGATAAAAAATCGGGTGCGCATCAAAGCTTCAAATCTCCATACCCTTGCGCTAATATTAGGTCTATAATCATGAACTAATACTAAGGCTGAGTTGCAGAAGTACATTGGGGTACATCGCATGTTGCCTATACCTAAGGCAAGGCATTATGGGACGGTTCTGGTCATCTACCTGGTGGCCACCCCAGGATCAGAGCGCGATCCTTCCAAAATCACACATATGTAACTAATGTAGTGAAGTCACCACAGATGTCCAGATACTTAAGACAAATGTGTTAACTCAGCCAATGGGACAGACATTCATATCTTAAAATTCCAATTAGGaatacattattaataatattaaaaatgaaaaacaaaaagcaatcCCAATATGCTGTCATCGTCAGCTCACATTCTTTTCGCTGCTGACCAGTCGGTTGGATGGATGACGACTTGACTGACAATAAGCTATTTTCCCAGGGGATTGACTCCAACACAATGTATGCACCCCTCCTCCTCCTATGACACAGTCATTTTCACCTATATTTAAATGGAATTGGATGGTCaacatagagagaaagagagagagagagagagagaatctttAGGCATATTATAACACCCCCGGGCCCATAGTGATCAGTACACTTATAAGCCCACAACTGTCCCCAATATCTAGGgttgtaattacatttttttacaaacTAGACTGAATTAATGAGGTTTCACATTTGTAATTTTTCCTACGCAGCACACGATGATTCTGAGATGCTGTGCTTCCTTCCTGAGCTGTATTTAGGCAAATGAGGTTCTCCATTCTCTGCTGTGGTCAGGATTAGATGTGGAAAAGCCAAGAGGAGTCGGCCACCAGGGTGGAAATGAGGGGCAGGAGAAAGCCCCTCCCAAAACTTTGGGGCTATTTGCATATAATTTTACCAAGTTGCAGTGAACCGTGACGCTGATTGTTTCTGAGGTGTTGTTGGCTGGACGGAGTGAAGCTCTCTCAGGCCTGGACAATGGGAGGACAGAAGAAAGAGTTTTGCGACAGCCTTCTCCTCCTCCGAGTCACCCAGTTTTAATGCTGCAAACCCGAGGGAGTAACTCTGCGATGGACACTTGGGGGGCTACAGGGGAACATCTACAGAAAAGGAAGAGCAAAGGCTAAACAACTTTGGGGAATGTGTATCTCCAACGTAAT from Hoplias malabaricus isolate fHopMal1 chromosome 2, fHopMal1.hap1, whole genome shotgun sequence encodes the following:
- the helt gene encoding hairy and enhancer of split-related protein helt, with protein sequence MTSKKMKDGKRTPVSHKVIEKRRRDRINRCLHELGKTVPMALAKQNCGKLEKAEILEMTVQYLRALHAADFPRGGREKGELLAEFASYFHYGYRECMKNLVHYLTTVERAETKDAKYARVLAFLQSRVVSEPVFGALASVSEPERADHHQHHQHHHMQSGASPAEYPSSPGPFAWHGHGHGLTYAPMPLTASAQHEHQHHHHQPQQQQQQQQHAGYFAPAQGLEHHYLSLIGHAHASALSLHAPL